A genome region from Setaria italica strain Yugu1 chromosome III, Setaria_italica_v2.0, whole genome shotgun sequence includes the following:
- the LOC101768759 gene encoding probable WRKY transcription factor 28, whose product MSGARHDHAGSHHQHHLSGDFQFHDELVSLFAQRPDAPATPMMQQPWFTDYLQATAPTPLDYDAFAGDFDVPAVDEVVKRELVVDTTGGAAAGSGGGATTVPLTPNSMSMSSTSSEACGAGAGAGEESAAGKCKKEEGEESKDGSSAAKGDVEGEEKNKKGAAKGKGKGEKRPRQPRFAFMTKSEVDHLEDGYRWRKYGQKAVKNSPFPRSYYRCTTQKCPVKKRVERSYQDAAVVITTYEGKHTHPIPATLRGSSHLLAAHHHAGLHHPHFRMPLPPPALGALAFRPGGGAGNAFDALGLLQPQPPQGQGHHHAMPQQLVTGAGAAAVSTGFQQVNAAIASQHALPDHQHDLAAGTTAATATAAASAPLRMQHFMAQDYAGLLQDMFPSFLHNNDDGDTHHHH is encoded by the exons ATGTCGGGCGCGAGGCATGACCACGCCGGcagccaccaccagcaccacctcTCCGGGGACTTCCAGTTCCACGACGAGCTCGTGTCGCTGTTCGCGCAGCGGCCCGacgcgccggcgacgccgaTGATGCAGCAGCCATGGTTCACGGACTACCTGCAGGCGACCGCGCCGACGCCGCTGGACTACGACGCCTTCGCGGGGGACTTCGACGTGCCGGCCGTGGACGAGGTCGTGAAGAGGGAGCTCGTGGTGGACACtaccggcggcgctgctgccggCAGCGGGGGCGGGGCGACGACGGTGCCGCTCACGCCGAATAGCATGTcgatgtcgtcgacgtcgagcgaggcctgcggcgccggcgccggagcgggcGAGGAGTCCGCGGCTGGGAAGTGCAagaaggaggagggggaggagagcaAGGACGGATCGTCGGCGGCCAAGGGAGATGTGGAAGGggaggagaagaacaagaaagg GGCGGCgaagggcaagggcaaggggGAGAagcggccgcggcagccgcggTTCGCGTTCATGACCAAGAGCGAGGTCGACCACCTCGAAGACGGCTACCGGTGGCGCAAGTACGGCCAGAAAGCCGTCAAGAACAGCCCATTTCCGAG GAGCTACTACCGGTGCACCACGCAGAAGTGCCCGGTGAAGAAGCGGGTGGAGCGGTCGTACCAGGACGCGGCGGTCGTGATCACCACATACGAGGGCAAGCACACGCACCCCATCCCGGCCACGCTGCGCGGGAGCTCgcacctcctcgccgcgcaccACCACGCGGGGCTCCACCACCCGCACTTCCggatgccgctgccgccgccggcgctcggcGCCCTCGCCTTCAGgcccggaggcggcgccggcaacGCCTTCGACGCGCTCGGCCTcctgcagccgcagccgccgcaggGCCAGGGCCACCACCACGCCATGCCGCAGCAGCTAGTGaccggcgcgggcgccgccgcagtCTCCACCGGGTTTCAGCAGGTGAACGCCGCCATTGCCAGCCAACACGCGCTGCCTGACCACCAGCATGACCTGGCTGCCGGTACTACTGCTGCCACCGCTACGGCGGCAGCTAGCGCTCCGCTCCGGATGCAGCACTTCATGGCGCAGGACTATGCTGGCCTCTTGCAGGACATGTTTCCATCCTTCCTTCACAACAACGACGATGGCGACACTCATCACCACCATTGA